In the Leptotrichia sp. oral taxon 212 genome, one interval contains:
- a CDS encoding DUF1576 domain-containing protein, with the protein MTKEKKKEYLVISFLPFIMLIYAIIFTNPFDLIKGMKHILLSDGVLLTDYFIVGGKGAAMFNASIVALINIFLLYKMDMKINGLLISGIYIMFGFAFMGKNLLNIIPFYLGAYAYTQFEKRSFKTVIASCMFTTALSPVVSSISKAFNFSFFGIILAILAGFLMGFIVPAVSAHVINFHNGYTLYNTGLGAGLIAIIIYAILEEVGLEVTPNKTFVEKMDYSILALLILVFSFYIIYGYYANGHSFKNFGSLLMHSGRLVTDFTVTEGFPMVMINMGILGFIALALIFLMFPYINGPILSGLLTLIGFSGFGKHLKNVLPIIAGVSLSYIIFGKNISLTSFAITLFFSTCLAPISGKFGIIPGIIVGFVNFCLVLNMGALHGGLNLYNTGLSAGIVASVSVPILQLFYGGKK; encoded by the coding sequence ATGACAAAAGAAAAGAAGAAAGAATATTTGGTTATTTCATTTTTACCCTTTATCATGCTGATTTATGCGATTATTTTTACAAATCCTTTTGACTTAATAAAGGGAATGAAACATATACTTTTATCTGATGGAGTTCTATTAACCGATTACTTTATAGTGGGAGGCAAAGGAGCTGCCATGTTCAATGCTTCAATTGTTGCCTTGATAAATATTTTTCTTCTATACAAAATGGACATGAAAATTAATGGACTGCTTATATCCGGAATTTATATAATGTTCGGTTTTGCATTCATGGGAAAAAATCTTCTTAACATTATCCCGTTTTATCTGGGTGCTTATGCCTATACACAATTTGAAAAAAGAAGCTTTAAAACCGTTATAGCAAGCTGTATGTTTACAACAGCGCTTTCACCTGTTGTAAGCAGTATTTCAAAAGCTTTTAATTTTTCATTTTTCGGGATTATTCTGGCAATTTTAGCCGGTTTTCTGATGGGATTTATTGTTCCTGCAGTTTCTGCACATGTTATAAACTTCCATAACGGATATACATTATACAATACAGGACTAGGTGCAGGACTTATTGCAATAATTATTTATGCAATATTGGAAGAAGTCGGACTTGAAGTCACACCAAATAAAACTTTTGTTGAAAAAATGGATTATTCCATCTTAGCTTTACTGATATTAGTTTTCTCTTTTTACATTATTTACGGTTATTATGCAAATGGACACTCATTTAAGAATTTTGGAAGCCTTCTTATGCACTCAGGAAGACTTGTTACAGACTTTACTGTTACTGAAGGATTTCCTATGGTCATGATAAATATGGGAATTTTAGGATTTATTGCCCTTGCACTTATTTTTCTAATGTTCCCTTATATCAACGGACCTATTTTATCTGGACTTCTTACTCTTATAGGGTTTTCAGGCTTTGGAAAACATCTGAAAAATGTTCTCCCAATAATAGCCGGTGTTTCTCTTTCTTATATAATATTCGGAAAAAATATTTCACTTACATCTTTTGCTATAACTCTATTTTTTTCCACATGTCTTGCACCAATTAGTGGAAAATTTGGAATTATTCCAGGTATTATTGTCGGATTTGTCAATTTCTGTTTAGTTTTAAATATGGGGGCACTTCATGGGGGACTAAATTTATATAATACGGGGTTATCTGCAGGAATTGTTGCAAGTGTAAGCGTTCCTATATTACAATTATTTTATGGAGGAAAAAAATGA
- a CDS encoding FxLYD domain-containing protein has product MKRKIFIVGILALFSSCSIISGSVGPILGVATGKILEGIIGKKNGEIKAKDVKYRFSDAELTMDNGVATITGKLSHNGPAKKNLVLKVPCQDKNGHEIGEATDKIEQMEKYQKWEFRAKLYNPDVRTCKMTEAKILEEDTDSAASGS; this is encoded by the coding sequence ATGAAAAGAAAAATTTTTATTGTAGGAATATTGGCATTATTTTCTTCGTGCTCAATAATAAGTGGAAGTGTAGGTCCAATACTGGGAGTAGCAACAGGGAAAATTCTGGAAGGAATCATCGGGAAAAAAAATGGAGAGATAAAGGCAAAAGATGTAAAGTATAGATTTTCTGATGCCGAATTGACAATGGATAATGGAGTAGCAACAATAACAGGAAAATTGTCGCATAATGGACCTGCAAAGAAAAACCTTGTGCTGAAGGTTCCATGTCAGGATAAAAATGGACACGAAATAGGAGAAGCAACTGACAAAATAGAGCAAATGGAAAAGTATCAGAAATGGGAATTTAGAGCTAAGTTATACAATCCGGATGTAAGAACATGTAAAATGACAGAAGCAAAAATTTTAGAAGAAGATACTGATAGTGCGGCATCTGGTTCTTAG
- a CDS encoding DUF6176 family protein produces the protein MINIELTRFRVIKGKSEKVDEWMKFLNDNMKDVLLTLEGEKMYVETIFREILDGEEYLYWYSVQGKGGVEVENSESWIDKCHLEYWEECIDKDFRPKDLDVQVVMIPEKIQEKMK, from the coding sequence ATGATTAATATTGAGTTAACAAGGTTTAGAGTAATAAAAGGAAAAAGCGAAAAAGTGGATGAATGGATGAAATTTCTAAATGATAATATGAAAGATGTACTTCTAACTCTTGAAGGTGAAAAAATGTATGTAGAAACAATTTTTCGTGAAATACTCGATGGTGAAGAATATCTTTACTGGTATTCTGTTCAGGGAAAAGGAGGCGTAGAAGTTGAAAATTCAGAAAGCTGGATTGATAAATGTCATCTTGAATATTGGGAAGAATGTATAGATAAGGATTTCAGACCAAAAGATTTAGATGTGCAGGTAGTTATGATACCTGAAAAAATACAGGAAAAAATGAAATAA
- a CDS encoding TetR/AcrR family transcriptional regulator — MNKAYIKRNNVIHQSAKLFYYKGYKNTSVTDILKECKIPKGSFYYYFKSKNDLLMTVIDHHTDNLINFFNITVDDLSILKLKIFFKEFFNNIELNKFHGGSPIGNLAIELSDINDEARNKLVESYKKIEQRISFFLGTLKQYHSEEYSEMEPELYARVLVSLLEGTMLKIKTERNSSSIKDFLNFFDKIFKL; from the coding sequence ATGAACAAAGCATATATAAAAAGGAATAATGTTATCCATCAAAGTGCAAAACTTTTTTATTATAAAGGTTATAAAAATACTTCTGTAACTGATATTTTAAAGGAATGTAAAATTCCAAAAGGATCATTCTACTATTATTTTAAATCAAAAAACGACTTGCTTATGACAGTAATTGACCATCATACAGACAACCTGATAAATTTTTTTAATATAACAGTTGATGATTTGTCAATATTGAAATTAAAAATTTTTTTCAAAGAGTTTTTTAATAATATTGAGCTCAATAAATTTCATGGTGGAAGTCCTATAGGAAATCTAGCCATTGAACTTTCAGACATTAATGATGAAGCAAGAAATAAACTAGTTGAATCCTATAAAAAAATTGAACAGAGAATTTCGTTTTTTCTTGGAACATTGAAACAGTATCATTCAGAAGAATATTCTGAAATGGAACCTGAACTGTATGCGAGAGTTCTTGTTTCCCTTTTGGAGGGTACAATGCTCAAAATAAAAACTGAAAGAAACAGCAGCTCCATAAAAGACTTTCTCAATTTTTTTGATAAAATTTTCAAGTTATAG
- a CDS encoding SH3 domain-containing protein: MEEKNNQKEELEKEIEKLKEQVEIENLKKQRDELREKLKSQNNGEYGTIPLDDKQSNNKEIENDTGGKTGKIKEMLVVVLSALAVVIIIIIAITAFRIKNESRKVYEKIENKQAQEEKTEKKDNQKSNVEVVVSSPQTPGTVPDATQNPVDPNLVIPENPISDATVQENQSVKPEEEIKKGTEYYTKSTKGPVNVRKTSSINSELQDELPDGIVLKFIGKEGKWYRVSYTINNQTREGFIHLSQIRKK, from the coding sequence ATGGAAGAAAAAAATAATCAGAAGGAAGAACTTGAAAAAGAAATAGAAAAATTAAAAGAACAGGTTGAAATAGAAAATTTAAAAAAACAGAGGGATGAACTTAGGGAAAAGCTTAAGTCTCAAAATAACGGGGAATATGGAACAATTCCTTTAGATGATAAGCAAAGCAATAATAAGGAAATAGAAAATGATACAGGCGGAAAAACTGGGAAAATAAAAGAGATGCTGGTAGTTGTATTATCTGCACTGGCAGTAGTTATAATTATAATCATTGCTATTACTGCGTTCAGAATAAAAAATGAAAGCAGGAAAGTATATGAAAAAATAGAAAATAAACAGGCTCAGGAAGAAAAAACAGAAAAGAAAGATAATCAGAAAAGTAATGTAGAGGTAGTGGTTAGCAGCCCTCAAACACCAGGAACTGTACCTGATGCTACACAAAATCCTGTAGATCCTAATCTGGTAATTCCTGAAAATCCAATTTCAGATGCTACTGTACAGGAAAATCAGTCAGTTAAACCGGAAGAAGAAATAAAAAAAGGAACTGAATATTATACGAAATCAACTAAAGGACCGGTAAATGTTAGGAAAACTTCTTCGATAAACAGTGAACTTCAGGATGAATTACCTGATGGAATAGTATTAAAATTTATTGGAAAAGAAGGAAAGTGGTACCGAGTATCCTATACAATTAATAATCAGACAAGAGAAGGATTCATTCATCTTTCGCAAATAAGAAAGAAGTAG
- a CDS encoding SIMPL domain-containing protein, translated as MKKIISILFIVFSVFSFSDVVSGKRIQVRGTSTKELLPNSAKITLEIVTENDNLDKASKENSEMLEKYKNLLRKTNTKYEKINSSDYTTSENYWWDSEVKNKGEKEFRTTLTVEADSIDLNSLKDFMAALAGDKIYSLQRNVAGNHVFKIIEQDKTNKGAYQKALNTFNDLQKKLSSKGISANKIKIAGYNNEEVSMEKRTSVKKVKQKVSHTIEVTTRDMKSIGNIVNLAHSLKIGSTGYIEYDIDNKQKLEDELYENAYREAAKKAQVMLNKTDLALKNPVTITDNSNGAIRPYYSYYNRNYATYDEKILKENDQNFINKLSENSIIINPQKISFSKTVYIEFEMD; from the coding sequence ATGAAAAAAATTATATCTATATTATTTATAGTCTTTTCTGTTTTCAGTTTCTCTGATGTTGTTTCAGGAAAAAGAATACAGGTAAGAGGAACATCAACAAAGGAACTTCTTCCAAACAGTGCAAAAATAACTCTGGAAATTGTCACTGAAAATGATAATCTTGATAAGGCAAGCAAAGAAAACTCTGAAATGCTTGAAAAATATAAAAATCTGTTAAGAAAAACAAATACAAAATATGAAAAAATTAATTCTTCAGACTATACAACTTCAGAAAATTACTGGTGGGACAGTGAAGTTAAAAACAAAGGAGAAAAGGAATTCAGAACTACTCTTACAGTGGAAGCTGATTCAATCGACCTGAACAGTCTAAAGGATTTCATGGCTGCCCTTGCAGGTGATAAAATTTACAGTCTTCAGAGAAATGTTGCAGGAAATCATGTTTTTAAAATCATTGAACAGGATAAGACTAATAAAGGTGCTTATCAGAAAGCCCTCAATACATTTAATGATTTACAGAAAAAACTTTCTTCAAAAGGAATCAGTGCAAATAAAATAAAGATTGCAGGCTATAACAATGAGGAAGTCAGTATGGAAAAAAGAACAAGCGTTAAAAAAGTTAAGCAGAAAGTTTCGCACACTATAGAAGTTACTACAAGAGATATGAAAAGTATAGGAAATATAGTTAATCTCGCACATTCACTAAAAATCGGTTCAACGGGATATATTGAATATGATATTGACAATAAGCAGAAACTGGAAGATGAACTGTATGAAAATGCTTACAGGGAAGCTGCAAAAAAAGCACAGGTTATGCTTAATAAGACTGACCTTGCATTAAAAAATCCTGTTACAATAACTGATAACTCTAATGGAGCAATAAGACCTTATTACTCATACTATAATAGAAACTATGCCACATATGATGAAAAGATACTGAAGGAAAATGATCAGAATTTTATAAATAAGCTCTCAGAAAACAGTATCATTATAAATCCTCAGAAAATTTCATTTTCAAAAACAGTATATATTGAATTTGAAATGGACTAA
- a CDS encoding 5'-methylthioadenosine/adenosylhomocysteine nucleosidase produces MTGIICATETEMKAIINEIKNIRENNVGKIIFFEGKLNNKDIVFVQSGIGKVNAAITATLLIEKYDVDEVIFSGVAGALDKVLKIGDIVIAEDVVQHDFDTGAFGYKKGQIPQMEVWSFKGDGNLIKKVQETSDGEIKLHYGRILTGDQFIYKKDEKLDLGREFEALCVDMESGAVAQVCYIMNVKFLIIRSISDSVTDESSMEYDKFAELAAENSKKILKKIIN; encoded by the coding sequence ATGACTGGAATAATATGTGCCACAGAAACAGAAATGAAAGCAATAATTAATGAAATAAAAAATATTAGGGAAAATAACGTAGGTAAAATAATATTTTTTGAAGGAAAACTTAATAATAAGGACATTGTTTTTGTCCAATCAGGTATAGGCAAAGTAAATGCTGCAATTACAGCTACTCTTCTAATTGAAAAATATGATGTTGATGAAGTAATATTTTCAGGTGTTGCAGGTGCTCTAGATAAAGTGCTGAAAATAGGAGATATTGTAATAGCTGAAGATGTAGTTCAGCATGATTTTGATACAGGAGCATTTGGCTATAAGAAAGGACAGATTCCCCAGATGGAAGTATGGTCATTTAAAGGAGATGGGAACTTGATAAAAAAAGTTCAGGAGACATCTGATGGGGAAATAAAACTGCATTATGGAAGAATCCTTACAGGAGATCAGTTTATATATAAAAAAGATGAAAAACTGGATTTAGGTAGAGAATTTGAAGCATTATGTGTGGATATGGAAAGTGGAGCAGTTGCTCAGGTATGCTACATAATGAATGTAAAATTTCTTATCATAAGGTCAATTTCAGATTCTGTAACTGATGAATCTTCAATGGAATATGATAAGTTTGCAGAACTGGCAGCAGAGAATTCAAAAAAAATATTAAAAAAGATAATAAATTAA
- a CDS encoding SIMPL domain-containing protein, producing MKKRIIALFLILSAFSFSENVIRKVSVTGNSEKEVMPDVATVTFQIKTKNSNLSAATKEANDRMEKFKAALKNKKIDLSQLETLTFFSQKQSEYDYDDDNDIKGIKPTVPKPEDKKPDSYTANISILIKNTDFNQISGLVEFSDGENLQSIKKNFDDNTFAFDINATDTTLDKALNKVFAKLNSAKSKIQSLNIPAGNIVLGDYKITENFNGKGREQKEIYYVTHNFKITTKNIKGLNSIISLADDNGININGNIQFDISDKEKIASDMYNEAFKQAKSKAESILKSSSLKLASPLVVSEDIEFQQKMIDKIDQSWSFESSNDIVQEFTAPSAKFAIAERSYTAEKPRINYTPKPIKLMQNISVMYEMK from the coding sequence ATGAAAAAAAGAATAATCGCTTTATTTCTTATTCTATCAGCATTTTCATTTTCAGAAAATGTAATAAGAAAGGTAAGTGTTACGGGGAATTCTGAAAAGGAGGTAATGCCTGATGTTGCTACTGTGACATTTCAGATAAAAACTAAAAATTCAAATCTAAGTGCGGCAACAAAGGAAGCAAATGACAGGATGGAAAAATTTAAGGCCGCTCTGAAAAATAAGAAAATAGATTTGTCACAACTTGAAACTCTGACTTTTTTTAGCCAGAAACAAAGTGAATATGACTATGATGATGACAATGACATCAAGGGAATAAAACCTACTGTTCCAAAACCTGAAGATAAAAAACCCGATTCATATACTGCAAACATATCCATACTGATTAAAAATACTGACTTTAATCAGATCTCGGGACTTGTAGAGTTTTCTGACGGAGAAAATTTACAAAGTATAAAGAAAAATTTTGACGATAATACATTTGCATTTGATATAAATGCAACAGATACAACTTTAGACAAGGCTTTAAATAAAGTATTTGCCAAACTTAATTCTGCAAAGTCTAAAATTCAGTCTCTAAATATTCCAGCAGGCAATATCGTACTAGGTGACTATAAAATTACTGAAAACTTTAATGGAAAAGGAAGAGAACAGAAGGAAATTTATTATGTAACTCATAATTTTAAAATAACTACTAAAAATATTAAGGGTTTAAATTCCATTATTTCCCTTGCAGATGACAACGGAATAAATATAAATGGAAATATACAGTTTGACATATCTGACAAGGAAAAAATAGCTTCAGACATGTATAACGAGGCATTTAAACAGGCAAAAAGTAAAGCTGAAAGTATCTTAAAATCAAGCAGCCTGAAACTTGCTTCTCCACTTGTTGTGAGTGAAGATATTGAATTTCAGCAAAAAATGATTGATAAAATTGATCAGTCATGGAGTTTTGAAAGCAGTAATGATATAGTTCAAGAATTTACAGCTCCTAGTGCAAAATTTGCTATAGCTGAACGTTCATATACAGCAGAAAAGCCTAGGATAAACTACACGCCAAAACCAATAAAATTAATGCAGAATATATCTGTAATGTATGAAATGAAATAA
- the glmS gene encoding glutamine--fructose-6-phosphate transaminase (isomerizing) — protein sequence MCGIVGYIGSQNAQSFVLEGLEKLEYRGYDSAGIAVNTGEDKFNIVKKVGRLRNLADILEKEPLRGTMAIGHTRWATHGKPSDENSHPHFNKDETLVVVHNGIIENYLDLKKELIAKGYEFNSETDTEVVTHLLDELYEGDLLEATKKLIKIIKGAYALGIMAVNEPDRIIAVRKESPLIIGLGKGENYIASDIPAILKYTRDVYLIENNEIVEVKKDSVKVMDTEGNEIKREVTHIEWDMEAASKGGYEFFMEKEIHEQPEVLIETLNSRVDENNNINFDDAGLTKEYLEGVNSIYIVACGTAYHAGLVGKFIIEKKTRVKVDVDIASEFRYRNPVIDDKTLVIVLSQSGETLDTLEAMKEAKRNGARVVAITNVVGSSIAREADHVIYTWAGPEIAVASTKAYTTQMVILYLLATDMAHKFGKITREEYEKDIKSLYRLKKNIKKMLEYSDKIEKVADKIKNQTSMFYLGRGLDYVIAVEGALKSKEISYIHSEAFASGELKHGTIALIEEGIPVVINVTQSDLFEKSVSNIKEVTARGAYVIAIAKEGNTLVEEVADEVFYIPDVEDDYTGFLSIIIHQLLAYYLSKLKGNDVDKPRNLAKSVTVE from the coding sequence ATGTGTGGAATAGTAGGTTATATTGGGTCTCAAAATGCCCAAAGTTTTGTATTGGAAGGATTAGAAAAACTGGAATACAGAGGTTATGATTCAGCTGGAATAGCTGTAAATACAGGAGAAGACAAGTTTAATATTGTAAAGAAAGTAGGAAGACTTAGAAATCTGGCTGACATACTGGAAAAAGAACCGTTAAGAGGTACAATGGCAATAGGTCATACTAGATGGGCAACACATGGAAAGCCTTCCGATGAAAATTCCCATCCGCATTTCAATAAAGATGAGACATTGGTAGTTGTCCATAATGGAATTATTGAAAACTATCTGGATTTAAAAAAGGAACTTATTGCAAAGGGTTATGAATTTAACTCTGAAACAGATACTGAAGTTGTAACTCATCTACTGGATGAACTGTATGAAGGAGATCTGCTTGAAGCAACAAAAAAACTTATTAAAATTATAAAAGGTGCCTATGCTCTTGGAATTATGGCTGTAAATGAACCTGACAGAATAATAGCTGTCAGAAAGGAAAGTCCTCTTATAATAGGACTTGGGAAAGGGGAAAACTATATAGCCTCAGATATACCTGCCATACTGAAATATACAAGAGATGTATATCTGATTGAAAATAATGAAATAGTTGAAGTAAAAAAAGATTCAGTTAAAGTTATGGATACAGAAGGAAACGAAATAAAAAGGGAAGTTACACATATAGAATGGGATATGGAAGCGGCTTCCAAAGGTGGATATGAATTTTTCATGGAAAAGGAAATTCATGAGCAGCCTGAAGTGCTGATTGAAACATTGAACAGCAGAGTGGATGAAAATAATAATATAAATTTTGATGATGCAGGACTTACGAAGGAGTATCTGGAAGGAGTAAACAGTATCTATATTGTTGCCTGCGGAACAGCATATCATGCAGGATTGGTAGGAAAATTCATTATTGAGAAAAAAACGAGAGTAAAAGTTGATGTGGATATAGCTTCTGAATTCAGATATAGAAATCCTGTTATTGATGACAAGACACTTGTAATAGTTTTAAGTCAGTCAGGAGAAACTCTGGATACTCTTGAAGCAATGAAGGAAGCAAAGAGAAACGGGGCAAGAGTTGTGGCTATAACAAATGTTGTAGGTTCATCAATAGCAAGGGAAGCTGATCATGTGATTTATACATGGGCAGGGCCTGAAATTGCAGTTGCTTCAACGAAGGCATATACTACACAGATGGTAATTCTTTATCTTCTTGCCACTGATATGGCTCATAAGTTTGGAAAAATTACAAGGGAAGAATATGAAAAAGATATAAAATCACTTTACAGACTGAAAAAAAATATAAAGAAAATGCTTGAATATTCTGACAAGATAGAAAAAGTGGCTGATAAAATTAAGAATCAGACAAGTATGTTCTATCTTGGAAGAGGGCTTGACTATGTTATAGCTGTTGAAGGAGCCTTGAAATCAAAGGAAATTTCATATATTCATTCAGAAGCTTTTGCCTCCGGAGAATTAAAACATGGAACTATTGCACTGATTGAGGAAGGAATCCCTGTAGTAATCAATGTTACTCAGTCAGACCTTTTTGAAAAATCAGTATCAAATATAAAGGAAGTCACTGCAAGAGGAGCTTATGTAATTGCCATTGCCAAGGAAGGGAATACACTTGTAGAAGAAGTGGCTGATGAAGTTTTCTATATTCCTGATGTGGAAGATGACTATACAGGATTCCTTTCAATAATAATTCATCAGCTGTTGGCATACTATTTATCAAAGCTTAAAGGAAATGATGTTGATAAACCAAGAAACCTTGCTAAATCAGTAACAGTGGAATAA
- a CDS encoding bifunctional oligoribonuclease/PAP phosphatase NrnA — protein sequence MVEKIKKYRGNITPEEIAEKIINSKGIILTVHTSPDGDALGSVLAFFMMIDEYNRKYIKKVSDFIRVKIVIDDKLPKYIEKFQESVFLEKYEKFPSASEYDLFISLDCANEERYGRTAEIKKICRTSINIDHHVSNTEHADYNYVEDVCSTAELIYKFLSIFKIDLNKKIAEYLYLGIINDTGNFRHDNVTEKTFEICGKLIKAGANNHKIANILFSMSREKADLFGDVYRNMIIDEKYGFIYYYLSNEKMKELNVTKDDTDGIAELLLKIEDMELSLFIRDEEDKMKGSLRCNDKYNVNEIASIFNGGGHIKAAGFKTDLSVEEVINKIYKKL from the coding sequence ATGGTTGAAAAGATAAAAAAATATAGAGGAAATATAACTCCTGAAGAAATAGCAGAAAAAATTATAAATTCAAAAGGTATAATATTAACAGTACATACATCTCCAGATGGGGATGCGCTGGGTTCGGTTTTAGCTTTCTTTATGATGATTGATGAATATAATAGAAAATATATAAAAAAGGTATCAGATTTTATTAGAGTTAAAATTGTAATAGATGATAAACTTCCTAAATATATTGAAAAATTTCAGGAAAGTGTTTTTCTTGAAAAATATGAAAAATTTCCATCAGCCTCAGAGTATGATTTATTTATAAGTCTGGACTGTGCAAATGAAGAAAGATATGGAAGAACCGCTGAAATAAAAAAAATATGCAGGACTTCAATAAATATAGACCACCATGTAAGCAATACGGAACATGCTGATTATAATTATGTGGAAGATGTCTGTTCAACGGCTGAGCTGATATATAAATTTTTATCAATATTTAAAATAGATCTCAATAAGAAAATAGCCGAATATCTGTATTTAGGAATAATAAATGACACAGGAAACTTTAGGCATGACAATGTAACAGAAAAAACATTTGAGATTTGTGGCAAATTAATAAAAGCCGGAGCAAATAATCATAAAATTGCAAATATTCTGTTTTCAATGAGCAGAGAGAAGGCGGATTTATTTGGAGATGTATACAGAAATATGATTATAGATGAAAAATATGGCTTTATTTATTATTATCTGTCAAATGAAAAAATGAAGGAACTTAATGTAACAAAAGATGATACAGACGGTATAGCAGAATTACTTCTGAAGATAGAGGATATGGAGCTTTCCCTGTTTATAAGGGATGAAGAGGATAAGATGAAAGGCAGCCTCAGATGTAATGATAAATATAATGTCAATGAAATAGCTTCTATTTTTAATGGTGGAGGCCATATTAAGGCTGCCGGATTTAAAACAGATTTATCTGTGGAGGAAGTCATTAACAAAATATATAAAAAACTTTAA
- the mnmA gene encoding tRNA 2-thiouridine(34) synthase MnmA, with protein MLKNKRVVLGMSGGVDSSVAAILLKEQGYEVIGVFMKNWEEKDDNGNCMAEEDYKDVIAVAEQLDIPYYSVNFVKEYWDKVFTYFLNEYKKGRTPNPDVMCNKEIKFKAFLDYAMKLGADYVATGHYVRILHEEKNGKIKSVMLRGIDDNKDQTYFLCQLTQEQLEKVLFPIGEYTKPQIREIAEKYNLATAKKKDSTGICFIGERDFNEFLSKYLPAKGGNIVNTEGKILGKHNGLMYYTIGQRKGIGIGNTKEGTGEPWFVVDKNLETNELIVTQGDKSVLYSKGLIATDFNFINIEDIEFPMECTVKFRYRQSDSKATIKKLSDEKYEVLFDEPQKAVTPGQIVVAYKDEVCLGGGVIDEIIK; from the coding sequence ATGTTAAAAAATAAAAGAGTAGTTCTAGGGATGTCTGGAGGTGTTGATTCCTCAGTTGCAGCTATATTATTAAAAGAACAGGGGTATGAAGTAATAGGAGTTTTCATGAAAAACTGGGAGGAAAAGGATGACAATGGAAACTGCATGGCTGAAGAAGACTATAAAGATGTGATTGCTGTAGCAGAACAGCTTGATATTCCATATTATTCTGTAAATTTTGTAAAAGAATACTGGGATAAGGTATTTACCTATTTTCTGAATGAATATAAAAAAGGAAGAACACCAAACCCTGATGTTATGTGCAATAAGGAAATAAAATTCAAGGCATTTCTTGATTATGCAATGAAACTGGGGGCAGATTATGTGGCAACAGGACATTATGTAAGAATACTTCATGAAGAAAAAAATGGAAAAATAAAGTCAGTAATGTTAAGAGGAATAGATGACAATAAAGACCAAACTTATTTTTTATGTCAGCTGACTCAGGAACAGCTGGAAAAAGTATTATTTCCAATAGGTGAATATACAAAACCTCAAATTAGGGAAATTGCAGAAAAGTATAATCTCGCAACGGCAAAAAAGAAGGATAGTACAGGTATATGCTTTATTGGAGAGAGGGATTTTAATGAATTCCTTTCAAAATATTTACCTGCAAAAGGTGGAAATATTGTAAATACAGAAGGGAAAATACTTGGTAAACATAACGGACTTATGTATTATACAATTGGACAGAGAAAGGGAATAGGTATCGGAAACACTAAAGAGGGTACAGGAGAGCCGTGGTTTGTTGTGGATAAAAATCTTGAGACTAATGAACTGATAGTAACTCAGGGGGACAAATCAGTTCTTTATTCTAAAGGACTTATTGCAACAGATTTCAATTTTATTAATATAGAGGATATTGAATTTCCAATGGAATGTACTGTAAAGTTTAGATACAGGCAGTCTGATTCAAAAGCTACGATAAAAAAACTTTCAGATGAAAAATATGAAGTTTTATTTGATGAGCCTCAGAAAGCGGTAACGCCAGGTCAGATAGTGGTTGCTTATAAAGATGAAGTCTGTCTTGGTGGTGGGGTAATTGATGAAATAATAAAGTAA